One stretch of Spiroplasma mirum ATCC 29335 DNA includes these proteins:
- a CDS encoding AAA family ATPase — protein MSVKNNLDKLKNQIGIKRCIIVEGSINDIYENNNGYVSLKERIKTLLKEKGFHDIFTWDRIDGLTGGNVKSLTLVEDEKKDHSQEGEAYEFGKELINNQNEQTNHQTGHFTSLAEFFAIVRKNMLGNNPKKVAFIADSSDYLFSNEQSLSEDERVNLISLSKAFKDKKFEQSEIIDFDTSLIFITNSIGKLPTSFYLHNPDVSTITLTKPNREEREKFILTNKNFFKISEDLNQDILKLQDIYDTMEGWTLKEVYQLIKYSNNINERLPFEKLLNSYQYGDKVSPWEEMNYQKLATIEDELRKRVIGQEHAIEKVKKVVYKAFTGLSGVQYSSKRTKPKGTLFFVGPTGVGKTELAKALAKFLFGDEKNCIRFDMSEYNQEASDQKLIGAPPGYVGYEEGGQLTNAIKEKPFSVLLFDEIEKAHPRILDKFLQILEDGRLTDNKGQTVSFSDSFIIFTSNIGASEVDDYQPFDQIQKEFIQKVSDHFRTELKRPELLGRIGNNIVPFNFIKDTAFKAKLIAHKLKPIQLAVKEKYKVNLEFVELEKILTIIMNDADDKKGGRDLLNSIEKHIVDGLSEFIFTNQANFRVNQTIIAEPQGSVINYTIKN, from the coding sequence ATGAGTGTTAAAAATAACTTAGATAAATTAAAAAACCAAATTGGAATCAAACGTTGTATTATTGTTGAAGGAAGTATCAATGACATTTATGAAAATAATAATGGCTATGTTAGTTTAAAAGAACGGATTAAAACATTGCTAAAAGAAAAAGGCTTTCATGATATTTTTACTTGGGATCGCATTGATGGGTTAACTGGGGGAAATGTAAAAAGTCTAACATTAGTTGAAGATGAGAAAAAGGACCATTCGCAAGAAGGCGAAGCATATGAGTTTGGCAAAGAATTAATTAATAACCAAAATGAACAAACAAATCATCAAACAGGACATTTTACTTCTTTAGCGGAATTTTTTGCAATTGTGCGGAAAAATATGCTAGGGAATAACCCTAAAAAAGTTGCTTTTATTGCTGACAGCTCGGATTATTTATTCTCTAATGAACAAAGTTTAAGTGAAGATGAACGGGTTAATTTAATTTCCCTAAGTAAAGCTTTTAAAGATAAGAAGTTTGAACAGTCAGAAATTATTGATTTTGATACTTCGTTGATTTTTATTACAAATAGTATTGGAAAACTACCAACATCGTTTTATCTTCATAATCCGGATGTAAGTACCATTACATTAACAAAACCAAATCGCGAAGAACGTGAAAAGTTTATTTTAACTAATAAAAATTTCTTTAAAATTAGTGAAGATTTAAACCAAGATATCTTAAAATTACAAGATATTTACGATACAATGGAAGGGTGAACTCTGAAAGAAGTTTACCAACTGATTAAATACTCAAATAATATCAATGAACGGTTGCCATTTGAAAAGTTATTAAATTCTTATCAATATGGGGATAAAGTTTCACCATGAGAAGAAATGAACTATCAAAAATTAGCAACAATTGAAGATGAACTACGAAAAAGAGTTATTGGTCAGGAGCATGCCATTGAAAAAGTTAAAAAAGTTGTTTATAAAGCATTTACCGGTTTATCGGGTGTGCAGTATTCATCGAAACGAACTAAACCAAAGGGAACTTTATTCTTTGTCGGGCCAACAGGAGTTGGGAAAACAGAATTAGCAAAAGCTTTAGCAAAATTTCTCTTTGGAGATGAAAAAAATTGTATTCGCTTTGACATGTCAGAATATAACCAGGAAGCAAGTGACCAAAAATTAATTGGGGCCCCACCAGGTTATGTTGGTTATGAAGAGGGGGGGCAATTAACAAATGCCATTAAGGAAAAACCATTTAGTGTTCTTTTATTTGATGAGATTGAAAAAGCCCACCCCCGTATTTTAGATAAATTTTTACAAATTTTAGAAGATGGGCGGTTAACGGATAATAAAGGTCAAACTGTTAGTTTTTCTGATTCATTTATAATTTTTACTTCTAATATTGGGGCTAGTGAAGTTGATGACTACCAACCATTTGATCAGATTCAAAAAGAATTTATTCAAAAGGTTTCTGATCATTTTCGCACCGAATTAAAACGTCCAGAATTATTAGGAAGAATTGGGAATAACATTGTTCCATTTAACTTTATTAAAGACACTGCTTTCAAAGCAAAATTAATTGCTCATAAATTAAAACCAATTCAATTAGCTGTTAAAGAAAAATATAAAGTTAATTTAGAATTTGTAGAATTAGAAAAAATCTTAACCATTATTATGAATGATGCTGATGATAAAAAGGGTGGTCGGGATTTATTAAACAGTATTGAAAAACATATTGTTGATGGCTTAAGTGAATTTATTTTTACTAACCAAGCGAATTTTCGAGTAAACCAAACGATTATTGCTGAACCACAAGGATCAGTAATCAACTACACAATTAAAAATTAA
- a CDS encoding 4Fe-4S single cluster domain-containing protein: MSKNLINFNRFVSFTTIEGPGNRFALWMQGCILNCKGCSNQEMIPLVNKNVMEVKELFKAILDAKIRFNIEGITILGGEPFIQPRALLELVQLCKAHNLTVIIFSGYVYEVLQKKYPVILEFVDILIDGPFLINKLDKKRRLIGSANQRVLKLSPVYADDNYFEQNIIEAEFTVKENSLIINGDGAHLVNDNIEEE, encoded by the coding sequence ATGTCTAAAAATCTTATTAATTTTAATCGCTTTGTTTCATTCACTACCATTGAAGGTCCTGGCAACAGATTTGCTTTATGAATGCAAGGATGTATTCTTAATTGTAAGGGGTGTAGCAATCAAGAAATGATTCCCTTGGTCAATAAAAATGTAATGGAAGTTAAGGAATTGTTTAAAGCAATTCTCGATGCTAAAATTAGATTTAATATTGAAGGAATTACAATTCTTGGTGGTGAACCATTTATTCAACCCCGCGCCTTATTAGAGTTAGTGCAATTGTGTAAAGCCCATAATTTAACAGTAATTATTTTTTCTGGTTATGTCTATGAAGTTTTACAAAAAAAATACCCGGTGATTTTGGAATTTGTGGATATTTTAATTGATGGACCATTTTTAATTAATAAGCTAGATAAAAAAAGAAGATTAATTGGTTCAGCTAACCAACGCGTGTTAAAATTATCGCCGGTATATGCAGATGATAATTATTTTGAACAAAATATTATTGAAGCCGAGTTCACTGTTAAGGAAAATAGTTTAATCATTAATGGTGATGGGGCGCACTTAGTAAATGATAATATAGAGGAGGAATAG